One part of the Luteibacter yeojuensis genome encodes these proteins:
- a CDS encoding winged helix-turn-helix domain-containing protein, whose amino-acid sequence MSSAAIAAQLSLDFAMPRLRQVETPAARATDPMTSHLAAEQITASGKRGQQQAQAIAAVRAFPGMTSFELAMRTKLDRYMLARRLPECLTTGAVRKDEPRTCSITGRLATTWFPT is encoded by the coding sequence ATGTCGTCCGCCGCGATCGCCGCCCAGCTTTCCCTCGACTTCGCCATGCCGCGGCTACGGCAGGTGGAGACGCCGGCGGCGCGCGCGACGGACCCGATGACCTCCCACCTCGCCGCCGAGCAGATCACCGCCAGCGGCAAGCGGGGACAGCAACAAGCCCAGGCGATCGCGGCGGTGCGCGCGTTCCCCGGGATGACCAGCTTCGAACTCGCGATGAGGACAAAGCTGGACCGCTACATGCTCGCCCGCCGTCTGCCGGAATGCCTTACCACCGGAGCCGTGAGGAAGGACGAGCCGCGCACCTGCTCCATCACCGGCCGACTGGCCACCACCTGGTTTCCAACCTGA
- a CDS encoding DUF1566 domain-containing protein has translation MSNEAIATQRHVLIHDGQIVVDNETGLWWPVNDSDEWFTPDEAAKFCEDFRLGDYNDWFQPNLQQLESIRSTDHYEPALFPLFKSNGGWVWTSTQTPWTKDEKGSARSFFFVGMGSGYVGNDYASSRFRVRPCRVGGPVPAGQ, from the coding sequence ATGTCCAACGAAGCAATTGCCACCCAGCGTCACGTGCTCATCCACGACGGCCAGATCGTCGTGGACAACGAAACGGGCCTGTGGTGGCCCGTCAATGACAGCGACGAGTGGTTCACTCCCGACGAAGCGGCGAAGTTCTGCGAGGACTTCCGCCTCGGTGACTACAACGATTGGTTCCAGCCCAATCTACAGCAGCTGGAGTCCATCCGCTCCACGGATCACTACGAGCCGGCGCTGTTCCCGCTCTTCAAGTCGAACGGCGGCTGGGTGTGGACGAGCACGCAGACCCCGTGGACGAAAGACGAGAAGGGCTCCGCCCGCTCCTTCTTCTTCGTCGGCATGGGCAGCGGCTACGTCGGCAACGACTACGCCAGCAGCCGCTTCCGGGTGCGCCCGTGTCGCGTGGGCGGTCCGGTGCCGGCCGGTCAGTAA
- a CDS encoding DNA cytosine methyltransferase produces MADGGAQSGFNFPKRQIASRLRPGEIVVDFFAGGGGASEALRQALGRDPDVAVNHDADAIAMHAANHPFTRHMEADVWAVDILREVGGRPVGWFHASPDCTHFSQAKGGQPRSKATRSLSWVVLKVAGTLARAGLAPRIISLENVEQILKWGPLVAKRDKATGRVVKLDGTVAAKGEQVSVWNQALVPDKKHAGRTWEHFVAALRTLGYVVEWRKLVAADYGAGTSRKRLFLVARRDGQPIVWPEPTHGPGRAKPYVTAADCIDFTVACPSIFERKRPLADATMRRIARGVKRYVLDAAEPFIVGVGGRRGQTAESSVHEPGATTTAKYDAALVQPTLAPIVTPLTHHGERRMHPSDEPLPTITAAHRGELAAIQPKLAPFITQHAQASVDTNKPVTEPVRTMCAEVKGRHFAMVSAHLVKFRGDSTGSAADDPMPTITSGAGAARPAGAAHAMGVMTAFLEQANGGFYDGDGNAADVPTSTITGSGAQQRLVTANLATLRRNCDGRGADETVGTICAGAEHHAVVECTLSPEHEAGALRVAAFLVKYYGTALGVDIDEPLDTVTTKDRLALVTVWVQGNPYVIVDIGLRMLRREELFRAQGFPADYIIDRTADGRPLSISKSVRMVGNSVSPPPLRAIAEANLDPVDVSVAEAA; encoded by the coding sequence ATGGCTGACGGCGGCGCACAGAGCGGTTTCAACTTCCCGAAGCGGCAGATCGCTTCCAGGCTGCGGCCGGGCGAGATCGTCGTGGACTTCTTCGCCGGTGGCGGTGGTGCCAGCGAGGCGCTCCGCCAGGCCCTCGGTCGTGATCCGGACGTCGCGGTAAACCACGACGCCGACGCGATCGCCATGCACGCGGCGAACCACCCGTTCACCCGGCACATGGAAGCCGATGTGTGGGCCGTGGACATCCTGCGCGAGGTGGGCGGACGGCCCGTAGGCTGGTTCCACGCGTCGCCGGACTGCACGCACTTCAGCCAGGCAAAGGGCGGCCAGCCGCGCAGCAAGGCGACGCGCTCCCTATCGTGGGTCGTGCTGAAGGTCGCAGGCACGCTGGCCCGCGCAGGCTTGGCGCCGCGTATCATCAGCCTCGAGAACGTCGAGCAGATCCTGAAGTGGGGCCCGCTGGTCGCGAAGCGTGACAAGGCCACGGGCCGCGTCGTGAAGCTGGACGGCACCGTTGCGGCGAAGGGCGAGCAGGTATCGGTCTGGAATCAGGCGCTCGTTCCTGACAAGAAGCACGCCGGACGCACGTGGGAGCACTTCGTTGCTGCGCTGCGCACGCTCGGCTACGTCGTGGAATGGCGGAAACTGGTCGCCGCCGACTACGGCGCGGGCACCAGCCGAAAGCGCCTGTTCCTAGTCGCGCGCCGTGACGGTCAGCCCATCGTGTGGCCGGAACCGACCCACGGCCCGGGGCGCGCCAAGCCCTACGTCACCGCCGCTGACTGCATCGACTTCACGGTCGCTTGCCCTTCGATCTTCGAGCGCAAGCGGCCCTTGGCTGATGCCACCATGCGACGCATCGCGCGCGGCGTGAAGCGATACGTGCTTGACGCAGCGGAGCCGTTCATTGTCGGCGTCGGCGGACGGCGCGGCCAGACTGCCGAGAGCAGCGTGCACGAGCCGGGCGCTACGACCACAGCAAAGTACGACGCCGCCCTGGTTCAGCCGACGCTGGCTCCCATCGTCACGCCGCTGACGCACCACGGCGAGCGTCGCATGCATCCCAGCGACGAACCCCTGCCGACCATCACCGCCGCGCACCGCGGCGAACTTGCCGCCATCCAACCCAAGCTTGCGCCGTTCATCACCCAGCACGCGCAGGCGTCGGTCGACACGAACAAGCCCGTCACCGAGCCCGTTCGCACAATGTGCGCCGAGGTGAAAGGCAGACACTTCGCGATGGTCTCCGCGCACCTCGTGAAATTCCGTGGCGATAGCACGGGCTCGGCCGCTGACGACCCGATGCCCACGATCACCTCCGGTGCGGGCGCGGCCCGACCGGCTGGGGCAGCGCATGCCATGGGCGTGATGACGGCTTTCCTCGAGCAGGCCAACGGCGGTTTCTACGACGGCGACGGCAATGCCGCCGACGTACCCACGTCCACCATCACGGGCTCCGGCGCACAGCAGCGCCTGGTCACAGCCAACCTCGCCACGCTGCGCCGCAACTGCGATGGGCGTGGCGCCGACGAGACGGTGGGCACGATCTGCGCCGGCGCCGAGCACCACGCCGTCGTCGAATGCACGCTAAGCCCGGAACACGAGGCCGGCGCGCTCCGTGTCGCTGCGTTCCTGGTCAAGTATTACGGCACGGCGCTCGGCGTCGATATCGATGAGCCGCTGGACACCGTGACCACGAAGGACCGCCTGGCCCTGGTCACCGTTTGGGTGCAGGGCAACCCCTACGTGATCGTGGACATCGGCCTGCGCATGCTCCGCCGAGAGGAACTGTTCCGCGCCCAGGGCTTTCCGGCCGACTACATCATTGATCGCACGGCCGACGGGCGCCCGCTGAGCATCAGCAAGAGCGTGCGAATGGTGGGCAATTCCGTCAGCCCGCCGCCGCTGCGCGCGATCGCCGAGGCGAACCTCGACCCGGTAGACGTCTCCGTTGCGGAGGCCGCATGA
- a CDS encoding Gp49 family protein, which translates to MNDEQIEEQIQAKGLNAPRITPADIENEIVGEYSFVVGDVLQQAPILDSVKLLTISVLVLRNGFTVTGESACASAENFDADIGRRVARDKAVSKIWPLLGFRLRDQLAVNAAA; encoded by the coding sequence GTGAACGACGAACAGATCGAAGAACAGATACAGGCCAAGGGCCTGAACGCACCGCGCATCACTCCGGCCGATATCGAGAACGAAATCGTCGGTGAGTACAGCTTCGTGGTCGGCGATGTGCTTCAGCAGGCCCCCATTCTCGACTCGGTGAAGCTCCTGACCATCAGCGTCCTCGTCCTGCGTAATGGCTTCACTGTGACGGGCGAATCGGCATGTGCTAGCGCCGAAAACTTCGACGCCGACATCGGTCGCAGGGTTGCCCGCGACAAGGCCGTGTCGAAGATCTGGCCGCTGCTCGGGTTCCGTCTCCGCGACCAGTTGGCGGTCAACGCCGCCGCGTAA
- a CDS encoding DUF3307 domain-containing protein, which translates to MANLLFLLIAGHALADYPLQGDFLATNKARKGPKYVPWWQALAAHALIHGGVVAAVTGLWWLGAAEAVIHAVTDHLKCEGWIGINVDQAVHLACKVLWAAIAVGVAHG; encoded by the coding sequence ATGGCTAACCTCCTTTTTCTACTGATCGCCGGTCATGCGCTGGCGGATTACCCCCTTCAAGGCGATTTCCTCGCCACCAACAAAGCACGTAAGGGCCCGAAATACGTGCCGTGGTGGCAGGCGCTCGCCGCGCACGCCTTGATCCATGGAGGTGTGGTCGCAGCGGTGACTGGCTTGTGGTGGCTCGGCGCCGCTGAAGCCGTCATCCATGCGGTCACCGACCACCTGAAGTGCGAGGGCTGGATCGGAATCAATGTCGATCAGGCCGTGCACCTCGCATGCAAGGTGCTATGGGCCGCCATCGCGGTCGGGGTGGCTCATGGATAA
- a CDS encoding recombinase RecT produces the protein MNASTNVAARKPDTFPSMLERFKGEIGRALPKHLDGDRMARIALTSFRSNPKLAKCEPRSVFASIIVASQLGLEPGVMGQCYLIPYKDECQLQIGYQGLIELVRRSGKIKRVEAHVVHANDTFTYRTGMQTVLEHEPVLEGDPGEPRLAYAVAEFVSGGFHVEVMTKHQIEAIRDRSQNVQNAKKYGKKTPWDTDPEEMWRKTLVRRICKYLPKSAELATAIALENTSDRGAQQHIDIDDAIDGTWAPVEADDDAAVVVEMPKEKIAAATPAPAPAPTAAPESAPASQETETAAPTAGDTTPSAADQEPGIFGLSDAMDRLLMESARVAGVTREQLIAQYGRIDLSNYNGVRADLKSMAEGG, from the coding sequence ATGAACGCATCTACGAACGTCGCGGCTCGCAAGCCCGATACATTCCCTTCCATGCTGGAGCGCTTCAAGGGTGAAATCGGTCGCGCCTTGCCGAAGCACCTTGACGGCGACCGCATGGCGCGCATCGCTCTGACAAGCTTCCGCAGCAATCCGAAACTCGCCAAATGCGAACCGCGCAGCGTGTTCGCCTCCATCATTGTTGCCTCGCAGCTGGGGCTCGAGCCGGGTGTCATGGGCCAGTGCTATCTCATTCCCTACAAGGATGAGTGCCAACTGCAGATCGGCTACCAGGGCCTTATCGAGTTGGTCCGCCGTTCCGGCAAGATCAAGCGCGTCGAAGCCCACGTCGTACACGCGAACGACACCTTCACCTATCGCACCGGTATGCAAACCGTGCTCGAACATGAGCCGGTTCTCGAAGGCGATCCTGGCGAACCGCGCCTGGCTTATGCCGTCGCGGAATTCGTTAGCGGCGGCTTCCACGTCGAGGTCATGACGAAGCACCAGATCGAGGCCATCCGCGATCGGTCGCAGAATGTCCAGAACGCCAAGAAGTATGGCAAGAAGACCCCCTGGGACACCGATCCCGAGGAAATGTGGCGAAAGACTCTCGTCCGCCGCATCTGCAAGTACCTTCCGAAGTCGGCGGAACTGGCAACCGCTATCGCGCTGGAGAACACCAGCGATCGCGGCGCACAGCAGCACATCGACATTGATGACGCCATCGACGGAACGTGGGCTCCGGTCGAGGCCGACGATGATGCGGCAGTCGTCGTCGAAATGCCGAAAGAGAAGATCGCGGCCGCTACCCCGGCACCGGCGCCGGCACCGACTGCCGCTCCCGAGAGCGCGCCGGCGTCGCAGGAAACCGAGACTGCCGCACCAACCGCAGGCGACACGACTCCTTCGGCTGCTGACCAAGAGCCGGGCATCTTCGGCCTCAGCGATGCCATGGACCGCCTGCTGATGGAATCCGCCCGTGTCGCCGGCGTGACCCGCGAGCAGCTGATCGCCCAGTACGGTCGCATCGACCTGTCGAACTACAACGGCGTTCGCGCCGACCTGAAGTCGATGGCCGAGGGGGGCTGA
- a CDS encoding DUF2303 family protein gives MDSSALKLIQLTAIEAEKANRLDTHIPAVLHEGGILSLESLQEGRSRFRGKYTTDSIEAFVSYVQAHPGGEGFVNTENVSAKVYFNIGTTDAPGHADWTGELKLKHTPEFSALLQVNGRKLTQRDLVDFIEDWGHCITPFDKDGQPIKPSVALGAIRNISIKASNESNHQERDFGARRSAVEDIEASAENGVPYSFGFVAIPYPGLMQRSFTMRLSILTSGEKPLLVLRIISIESAVEAIAQEFKRTLEAQVGDAATLVLGNFSP, from the coding sequence ATGGATTCGTCCGCCCTCAAGCTCATCCAACTCACCGCCATCGAAGCGGAGAAAGCCAACCGCCTCGACACCCACATTCCGGCCGTCCTGCACGAGGGGGGCATCCTCTCGCTCGAATCGCTGCAGGAAGGCCGTTCCCGCTTCCGTGGCAAGTACACCACCGATTCCATCGAGGCCTTCGTCTCGTACGTGCAGGCGCATCCCGGCGGCGAGGGCTTCGTCAACACCGAGAACGTCAGCGCGAAGGTTTACTTCAACATCGGCACCACGGATGCCCCCGGCCATGCCGACTGGACGGGCGAACTCAAGCTGAAGCACACGCCCGAGTTCTCGGCATTGCTCCAGGTCAACGGCCGCAAGCTGACGCAGCGCGACCTCGTCGATTTCATCGAGGACTGGGGCCATTGCATCACTCCGTTCGACAAGGATGGCCAGCCCATCAAGCCTTCCGTGGCACTCGGTGCCATTCGCAATATCTCGATCAAGGCGAGCAACGAATCGAACCATCAGGAGCGCGACTTCGGTGCACGCCGCTCGGCCGTCGAGGACATCGAGGCTAGCGCGGAGAATGGTGTCCCCTACTCCTTCGGCTTCGTCGCGATCCCGTACCCGGGCCTGATGCAGCGTTCCTTCACCATGCGCCTCTCCATCCTCACCTCGGGCGAGAAGCCGCTTCTCGTGCTTCGCATCATCAGCATCGAAAGCGCCGTCGAAGCGATCGCCCAGGAATTCAAGCGCACGCTCGAAGCCCAGGTCGGCGATGCCGCAACCTTGGTGCTCGGCAACTTCAGCCCGTAA
- a CDS encoding 3'-5' exonuclease — MRVLVYDTETTGLPDWKQPSESEHQPHIVELAALLFDTNTRELIAKQHTLIKPDGWIIPDDVAAIHGITTERAATEGIPEAEALAGFLDLHAMTDLRVAHNESFDARLMRICIKRFAAGDTQEARDLIADAFKAAPAYCTCNSAKPIMKLPATEAMRRNGKGHWFKPPNLQEAHQHFLGQTFEGAHSALEDAHACARVYFAIQALTRAAA, encoded by the coding sequence ATGCGCGTCCTCGTCTACGATACCGAGACCACCGGCCTGCCCGACTGGAAGCAGCCGAGCGAATCGGAGCACCAGCCCCACATCGTGGAACTGGCAGCCCTCCTGTTCGACACCAACACGCGGGAGTTGATCGCCAAGCAGCACACGCTCATTAAACCGGACGGCTGGATCATTCCCGACGACGTTGCCGCGATCCATGGCATCACGACGGAACGCGCGGCCACTGAAGGGATCCCGGAAGCCGAAGCCCTGGCCGGGTTCCTCGACCTGCACGCCATGACCGATCTGCGCGTGGCGCACAACGAGAGTTTCGATGCCCGGCTCATGCGGATCTGCATCAAACGGTTCGCCGCGGGTGATACGCAGGAAGCCCGCGACCTGATCGCCGATGCCTTCAAGGCCGCGCCGGCGTACTGCACCTGCAATTCGGCGAAGCCGATCATGAAGCTGCCGGCCACCGAGGCCATGCGCCGCAACGGCAAGGGCCACTGGTTCAAGCCCCCCAACCTGCAGGAGGCGCACCAGCACTTCCTCGGCCAGACGTTCGAGGGTGCCCATAGCGCGCTGGAAGACGCCCACGCCTGCGCACGCGTGTACTTCGCCATCCAGGCGCTGACGAGGGCGGCCGCGTGA